The proteins below come from a single Miscanthus floridulus cultivar M001 chromosome 1, ASM1932011v1, whole genome shotgun sequence genomic window:
- the LOC136478269 gene encoding uncharacterized protein: protein MRRSIGAAAARRHTLLPYSCSPAFSSSSGSGGGDGGFGHGRGRGLPTSGQPRAPGRPISDDDGADPFSATASVGRGRGEPAVPSSPSIPSFAVFSDVGRGRGSPLPPPPPPEDASKQPTFTKRFDNAPQRPDPEPPSLDASSSAPPLPRTLPFSGAGRGVPRTQQRAPDKPPEENRFIRRREAAKQAAAEPAKQAPAAQQPKLSQQEAVDRAVELLGGGDRSGEDGGGRGGRGRGSRGRGTGRGRFRGRGRDYGRSVDVEDDRQAIYLGDNADGDRLEKRLGEDKMKILEQAFMEAADNVLPDPIEDGYLEAFHTNSMIEFEPEYHVNFGNPDIDEKPPMSLEEMLQKVKPFIVAFEGIQNQEEWEESVKDVMARAPHMKELIDMYSGPDVVTAKQQEEELQRVANTLPESIPSSVKRFTDKTLLSLKNNPGWGFDKKCQFMDKFTRIVSEQYK, encoded by the exons ATGCGAAGAAGcatcggcgccgccgccgccagacgGCACACTCTACTCCCGTACTCCTGCTCCCccgccttctcctcctcctctggaagCGGCGGCGGTGATGGCGGTTTCGGGCACGGGCGCGGACGCGGCCTGCCGACCTCCGGGCAGCCGCGCGCTCCCGGGAGGCCCATTTCCGACGACGATGGCGCGGATCCCTTCTCCGCCACAGCATCGGTCGGCCGCGGCCGCGGGGAGCCTGCGGTTCCCTCATCCCCCAGCATCCCATCCTTCGCCGTGTTCTCTGACGTCGGTCGCGGCCGCGGATCCCCACtgcccccgccgccaccacccgaGGACGCCTCCAAGCAGCCGACCTTCACCAAGCGCTTCGACAACGCTCCTCAGCGCCCCGATCCGGAGCCGCCGAGTCTCGATGCCTCCTcctccgcgccgccgctgccccgcACGCTCCCGTTCTCTGGCGCCGGCCGCGGGGTCCCCCGGACGCAGCAACGTGCGCCGGATAAGCCTCCGGAAGAGAACCGGTTCATCCGGCGCCGCGAGGCGGCGAAACAGGCTGCCGCCGAGCCGGCGAAACAGGCTCCCGCCGCGCAGCAACCGAAGTTGTCGCAACAGGAAGCTGTGGATCGGGCGGTTGAACTCCTGGGCGGCGGGGACCGCAGCGGCGAAGATGGCGGAGGGCGTGGTGGCAGGGGTCGCGGCTCCCGTGGCCGTGGCACTGGCCGCGGCCGATTCAGGGGGCGCGGGCGCGATTATGGCAGGTCCGTTGACGTGGAAGACGACCGGCAAGCGATCTACTTGGGAGACAACGCTGATGGCGATAGGCTAGAGAAGCGGCTCGGCGAGGACAAGATGAAGATTCTGGAGCAGGCGTTCATGGAGGCAGCAGATAATGTGCTGCCAGATCCAATCGAGGATGGTTACCTCGAGGCTTTTCACACAAATAGCATG ATCGAGTTTGAGCCAGAGTACCATGTGAATTTTGGTAATCCTGATATTGATGAGAAACCACCAATGTCCTTGGAGGAGATGCTTCAGAAGGTGAAGCCCTTCATAGTTGCATTTGAGGGCATCCAGAACCAGGAAGAATGGGAG GAATCTGTGAAAGATGTAATGGCTAGAGCCCCCCATATGAAAGAGCTCATAGATATGTACAGTGGACCTGATGTTGTGACTGCAAAACAACAAGAGGAGGAGCTGCAAAGAGTTGCAAACACTCTTCCAGAAAGCATCCCTTCTTCAGTAAAGCGGTTTACTGACAAAACTCTACTCTCTCTTAAG AACAATCCTGGGTGGGGTTTTGACAAGAAATGCCAGTTCATGGACAAGTTTACTCGCATAGTTTCAGAGCAATACAAGTAG